From one Pararge aegeria chromosome 21, ilParAegt1.1, whole genome shotgun sequence genomic stretch:
- the LOC120633340 gene encoding negative elongation factor B, producing the protein MASSSKLPGTGLEDVGVPGQTFLRDALTSCTDPLKAIEEFQLENGILLPSLRPMLPLLDLHGVRRLDFHTSVLEELRDKLISHINLMCPKPKKEHNESASKEKKEPVIEISPKEKKENERKLKELLSKSFSVVKVKALRPVIMSILKNTPHIDDKYLKVLVRDRDLYNDTETEVKRQIWQDNQSLFGDEVSPLLSQYIREKENVLFDHENLTNLFFSKSPKVRRQGGVVQKLAHMIGTSIKLYDMVLQFLRTLFLRTSNVHYCTLRAELLMALHDSEVQEIISVDPCHKFTWCLDACIRERNVDIKRSRELQGFLDNIEKGKEQVIGDLSMTLCDPYAVNFLAVSAIKILQHLINTEGLPRDNPILILLLRMLALGLSAWHIIDTQTFKEPKLDSQVVTKYLPALMSLMVDDQVRALHNKLPPDERESAITTIEHSGPPPDACEAYMRESPVCGVLAMYYTLHSAKLRDRGAILRILSILGSCKDGRAYEDPFLHALVGLLIQLPDEFQGEDFSTVLFDEFFFAGLEKDNVTRHLLKLLWYIHPKLPDTRIQTLMKALQPGTQHTESVHKLYEALQQKLHTQVEPAPAASEMEYLDSPLMSVPTPAPYHIA; encoded by the coding sequence ATGGCATCATCAAGTAAATTACCTGGCACGGGGTTAGAAGATGTTGGAGTGCCCGGACAAACGTTTCTCCGAGATGCCCTCACCAGCTGCACTGATCCGCTTAAGGCAATAGAAGAATTTCAACTTGAAAACGGTATCTTACTTCCATCTTTAAGACCTATGCTGCCTCTGCTTGATCTCCACGGCGTCCGTCGCCTGGACTTTCATACATCCGTGTTAGAAGAATTAAGAGATAAGCTCATATCACACATAAATTTGATGTGCCCAAAACCAAAAAAGGAACATAACGAATCGGCCTCAAAAGAGAAAAAGGAGCccgtaattgaaatatcaccaaaagagaaaaaagaaaatgaaagaaAACTTAAAGAGTTGCTATCAAAGAGTTTTTCTGTGGTCAAAGTTAAGGCTCTCAGGCCAGTCATTATGAGTATTCTAAAAAACACTCCTCATATTGacgataaatatttaaaagtactgGTTCGTGACAGAGACTTGTATAATGATACAGAAACAGAAGTTAAGAGGCAAATTTGGCAGGATAACCAGTCTTTATTTGGTGATGAAGTGTCCCCATTATTGAGTCAATACATCAGGGAGAAAGAGAATGTATTATTTGACCatgaaaatttaacaaatctCTTTTTCTCTAAATCACCAAAAGTCAGGCGTCAAGGAGGTGTTGTGCAAAAGTTGGCACATATGATAGGCACTAGCATAAAACTCTATGACATGGTTCTTCAATTTCTCCGTACACTGTTCCTCAGAACTAGCAATGTTCATTATTGTACATTAAGAGCTGAGCTCCTCATGGCACTACATGATTCTGAAGTGCAGGAAATTATATCAGTTGATCCTTGTCACAAATTCACATGGTGTTTAGATGCATGCATAAGAGAAAGAAATGTTGACATTAAAAGATCTAGAGAACTTCAAGGGTTCTTGGATAATATAGAAAAAGGCAAAGAGCAAGTTATTGGCGACCTCTCTATGACATTGTGCGATCCTTATGCGGTTAACTTTTTGGCAGTGTCGGCTATAAAAATACTGCAACATTTAATAAACACTGAAGGGCTTCCACGCGATAAtccaattttgattttattattaagaatgtTAGCATTAGGATTGAGTGCATGGCATATTATTGACACTCAGACATTCAAGGAGCCAAAGCttgatagccaagtggttacAAAGTATTTGCCAGCATTAATGTCATTAATGGTGGATGACCAAGTCCGAGCATTGCATAATAAACTGCCACCGGATGAACGAGAGTCTGCTATCACAACTATAGAACATTCTGGTCCACCACCAGATGCTTGTGAAGCTTACATGAGGGAGAGCCCTGTATGTGGTGTTCTTGCAATGTATTACACACTTCATTCAGCCAAACTTCGAGATAGGGGTGCTATATTAAGAATCTTGAGTATTCTAGGCAGTTGTAAAGACGGCAGAGCCTATGAGGATCCGTTTTTGCATGCACTCGTAGGTCTGTTGATACAATTGCCAGATGAATTCCAAGGGGAAGATTTTAGTACTGTTTTATTTGATGAGTTCTTCTTTGCTGGGCTTGAAAAGGACAATGTAACAAgacatttattaaaacttttgtgGTATATTCATCCAAAGTTGCCTGACACAAGAATACAAACATTGATGAAGGCCCTGCAGCCTGGAACACAACACACTGAATCTGTGCATAAATTGTACGAAGCTCTGCAACAAAAATTGCATACACAAGTGGAGCCAGCTCCTGCTGCCAGCGAGATGGAGTATTTAGACTCCCCTTTGATGAGTGTCCCTACTCCTGCACCTTACCATATTGCTTAA